The Variovorax sp. PMC12 genome segment CGCGCAGACCATCCGCTTCATGTGGATGACCGTGCTGCTCGGCCTGATCTTCCTGGGCGTGCAGGGCTACGAGTACCACCACCTCTACACCGAGCTGAACCTCAAGCTCAGCTCCGGCACCTACGGTTCGACCTTCTTCATGCTGACCGGCTTCCACGGCCTGCACGTGTTCATCGGCATGCTGATGCTGCTGTTCATCACGCTGCGGCTGCAGAAGGGGCACTTCACGCCGGAGCGCCACTTCGGCTTCGAAGGCGCGGCCTGGTATTGGCACTTCGTGGACGTCGTCTGGCTCGGTCTCTACATGCTGGTCTACTGGCTTTGAGCGAAGCACCTCGCGGCATTCCACAAAAAAGGCGCCGGAAGGCGCCTTTTTCATGGTTCTCGTGGAACGAGCACCACCTGCTACTTGCCGAGCGGGAGCCCGGTGGGCTGGATGTAGCCGAGTTTCCAGGCGAGCAGCATGCAGAGGAACAAAAATACCGAGAGCCCGATCCGAAAGGTGAGGGCGCGCGCCATGCCGCCGCTCTTGGCGCGCCCGTTGCGCCCGTCCTTCAGCATGAAGAACAGGGCAAACGCGAGGCTCGCGAAGATGCCCACGAACACCAGGGCGACGAAATATTTCATGACCCGCATTATCGGCCGCACGCCCCGCTTCCTCCAGTGACTCCCCAACCCCTGTATTCCGAAGACCGGCGCCGCCCCGGTCGTTTCTGGCTGGTCACCGTCGCCGCCGTGCTGACGCTGGCGGCCACCGTTTCGCTGGGCCGCTGGCAGCTCTCGCGCGCCGCGCAGAAAGAGGCGCTCCAGGCCAGCATCGAGGCCCAGAAGCAGAAGCCGCCGCTCACCCAGGCCGAGTTCCTGGCGCTGCAGCAGCCTTCCGACGAACTGCATCGCCCCGTGCGCCTGCGCGGCCTCTGGCTCACGCCGCAGACCGTGTACC includes the following:
- a CDS encoding twin transmembrane helix small protein yields the protein MRVMKYFVALVFVGIFASLAFALFFMLKDGRNGRAKSGGMARALTFRIGLSVFLFLCMLLAWKLGYIQPTGLPLGK